Below is a window of Candidatus Nitrosotenuis uzonensis DNA.
AAAGCAGCTTCGAGGCAACTTCAAGACTGTATCAAAAATCCTTTCCGAACAACTCAAAACATTATTGTTGCGGCAAGGAGTGGTGCCTACTATCTCTGTCAACAAAAAATATGGCATTCATAAAGAATCTTATTCGATTCAGGTTGTCAATGACCGTGATTTTGCAATATTATGTAAGATAATCGATGAAAAACTCGAACAAAAACTGCATACTGGCAAGCCCACTTCTTCCATCATCACACCTGATTACATGCTTATCCCTGTCAGAAAAATCGAGAGTTTTGACTATGACGGACCTGTCTATAATCTAGAGGTAGACGATGTTAACTCGTATGTAAGCGAGAATGCCATTTTGCATAACTGCGGAGATTTTGGCATTGTAAATGCAATACAAATGTCGCTCTCAGAAATGCAGATTCCACGTCACAAGGCTGCAATATTCTCAGGAATCGGCTGCTCTGGGAAAACATCGCATTTTATCAACGTCTATGGTGTGCACACGCTGCATGGAAGGGTCCTAACATTTGCACAGGGCGCCAAGCTTGCAAATCCTGACATGGAAATAATAGCGGTGGGAGGAGACGGAGACGGATTGGGAATTGGGGCAGGACACTTTGTGGCAGCAGGGCGTAGAAATCTTGACATGACATACATCATATTCAACAACGGAGTATACGGGTTAACAAAAGGCCAAGCGTCGCCTACACTTAAGCTTGGCGAAAAAACAAAATCACTCCCAGCACCAAACACAAACTATAACGTAAATCCTATAGGCCTTGCAATAGCCAGCGGGTTTACTTTTGTTGCAAGAGGATATGCGTACGACGTGCGACACCTAAAGGATCTGATAGTTGCTGCAGTGCAACACAAGGGGCTTGCATTCCTTGACGTGCTGCAGCCATGCCCTACATATAATGATATTAACACAAGGGACTGGTATGCCGGAATGGACAGAGTCGATGAGGTGACAAAAAAACCACAACCGCGAACGTATCACCTTGAGGATACCGGCTATGATCCGGTGGTCCACTATGGCTCTGAAACCGAGCTTAACGAAAAACTCGCACAGGCACTAATAAAATCGCTAGAATGGGACACAAAGATTCCGACCGGAATATTCTACAAAAACGAGGTGATAAGCCAGTATGATAAGAGAATCATGGACAAAATTCCAAACTATCTTGAAAACTATCCTGCAATACAGACAATATCTGCAAACGGCAGGCCTACTACGGACATTTCTCCCATATTGGACTCGCTTTCAATATGAGGTGATCTGGTGACGGAAAACACACAAACCGATGCAAAGTCAGAATATCTATCAATATGCGATATCTGGAAGGACAGTGTACACAAAATAATAACAAAGGCAGAGTTCCAGACTCCGCTTTACATCCAGGCCTATACACAGGTCCATGCAGAATTCCTGCATTCCATCGATAACATTTATGGCACTTGTTATATGTGGCAAAAACAGTATTTTGACAAGCTTGGAATAGACAAGAATGCAATCGATGCGTATGCCAAACTGTACGAAAATCTCACAGAATATGTAATAAAGTCGATGGACGCATATGCCGAATATCAAAAATATCGTGCTGATGTGGCAATCGAGGCCATGAAATCTGGCAATATCTATGTGCGCCAATGCCTCGATATGTACGCCAAAATGATCTCGTTGTGGAACGCGAGCCTCAAAAAATGATTTACCCACAAATGCTTATGGAAAATTAATTTAACCTCGACCTACAAGGTGTAAACTATAATTGAATTTGACTGAAGCAAACAAGATATTTAGAAAATCTATAATCAAAGGCTATTTTGAGCCAAACCTCCTCAATCTGGACTTTAGCAAATCTAACATAAAGCATCCAACCATACCTGACGATGGCCTGATGCAGTCAAATCTGCTGCACATATTTTTTGATATTGAGACGGGAGCTGACTATCCTGACGGCGATGAGTGGTTCATCGCCGAATTCCTGTTTCCTTACAGCATCAAAATACCTGACAGCGTAAAGGGGCCTGATTATTTTACCACCTTGTCACTTGAAGGAGGGAGCAACTATTGGCACCACCGCGAGCTCATACGCTTCAAGTACGGCAAATCAAAAAAACTCATAGAGTCATTGGATTTTTTGGAAACTAAATATCGCGAGCTACACTCACTTCTAGAACCACTTGAAAAAGACATCAAATGACAGGCTTCCAGACGTTGTTTACAAGGTTGAATTTTTTCTCGCTTGCAAATAATGTGTGAAGCTTCCATTTTCTTGTCTCGACATCGAAAATGTAGATGACTTTTGATACCTGATGTGGTATGTTAACCGAGCTGAGCTGGAACGGCAGAAGCTCACTTACAAAGTCAAGCTTCTCAAGAGCATTATCAAACCAACTGCGATCATCCACATCAAGAACAAACCCGATGACGGGAATGCCATTAAAACTAATTTCAATTTTAAGTGCGTTTCCCCTACCGCGACGCCTCTTCATCTCCTTGAAGATCGCCTTTACCTTGTCCCATCTTCGATGCTCAAACCATTTGAAGAATTCTTCGTTAAACTCTAGTGGCACTGAAATGTATAGAGTGCTGACAAATCCTGGTTCAGGTTCTGCAAGCTCGTGCTGCTGTACCCTGAAACGCTCACCGAATATCTCATAGATTACCTCGCTCTCCCAGGGCGAGATTCCAAAATATTGCATGGATGCTTCTAGAAATTCACCACTCAATGTCTTTTTGCCTTGAAAATTATAATTAAAGTTTCAAGCCAAAATCAGATCGTGTTCAGGTATTTCCACAGGTAAAACAGGCCCACCGTACCGATGACAAAAATCATGGGTTTCCAGGCAAAAACCGGTATGCTCGGAGTTGTCAGCTTTATCTTGTAGTTGTCAAACACTGTATGGACGTAGTTTTTGACCTTGTCGCTCCAGACACTGTATTCTATTTGGTGTTTTCTCAAAAGGCTCTCTACCTCGTAAATTACTGGTGTTCTCTGGCAGAAAAGATGCTGCAGATAATCTCTTGAGACCTCAACTTCTGCTTGTATTGCGACAAATCCTTTTTTGATATCAAACATCCTCAGATGCATTTCCCAGGGTTTTTTGAGCTTCAATGAGAGGCCATCCCCTATCTGGCGCTCCTGTTTGTGCTCGAACTTGACCTTGGTAAAGCCCTCTATGGCAAGTATCCTTAGAATTTCTTCGGCGCTTTTTTTGACAATCACCGTGAGTTGTTCTACTCCCTTCTCATCAATATCGACTGTCTGCCTCTGACCGTTTTCCAAGGATATCGTTTTTGGATACTTTGTAAGATATTCCTGAACCAACGCTGTCATTTCTTAAAATCTGTTATTTAAAGCAATTACGTGATGAGAATCTACGAGCTGCTCTGGAACCCTCGCACGTACACACACATCTCCGAGGGAACAATCATCTCTTCTGGGCTTATTCTCCTATCAGTTAGGCTTGCACCGGAGTCTCTTACTATTGCAATTGGAGTTGATTCTGCACCTTCGCCCATCCTGTGATTTGCAATCGATGCCAGATTGTCTGCAGTTGCCTTCAGGGTTACCTTGAGGGGATTTCCGTCAAGGTCTATCTGGCCGCGCATGTCCTGCACCGGTTCAAAGCCAGCGCAAGCAATCGCAATTCCAGTTGTCCCCGACCTTGCTGGCATCAGCCTACTGTCAACTATGATGATGCCTGTATGAATTCCCATCTCCAAGTAAAGTCTTCTTTTAAGGTTCTCTGCTACCTTGTATGATTCATCCGGATACAAAATCACCTTGCCGCTCTTGACGTTCGACTTGTCAATGCCAGCATTTGGCGCAAGCACTCCGTCATATGATGCCAGAATGAAACCTGATACTCCACCAAATATCATATCTGATTCACGTAGAATTATTTCTGCAAACTTGGAAGCCATCTTGTACTTGCGAGATAGACTTTCAGCATCCGCTGACGGTACGGTGTCTGCTAGATTCAGGATGCGGCCCTGAGAGTTGGCAACGTATTTGCTCGATATTACAATAATATCGCCGTCTACAATCTTGTCTTTGAGCAGGTCAATTACATCATGGTATAGGTCAAACGGCCCGTCCTTTCTTGATGCCTTTACCGGGATGACACTTAGCATGACATGACTGTGGACATCGTACTTTTAATTGTCTCCAAAGCTTTTAATCCGAATTCAAAGATGTGTGCTCTGTGAACATTACAGAGAAGATACTCGCACGAGCGTCATCAAAGTCTCGAGTGGCTCCAGACGACATTGTGTTTGCAAACGTGGACAAGGCGATGATTCACGACGTGTCCGGCCCAGGAGTGATAAAGGTATTTGAGAAGCTCAAAAAGGAGGGCATTCCAGTTGAGAAGCTCTGGGATTCTTCGAAAATTTGGGTCGCAGAGGATCACTTTGTCCCATCTGCTGAAAAGATATCGGCCGAAAATATCGTCAAGCTAACCAAGTTTACCAAGCAATATGGGATTGAAAAACACTTCAAATACGGAATGGGGCAATACGGAATATGTCATACACTGTCCCACGAGGAAGCAATGGTGCTTCCAGGCGAGGTGTATGTTGGCGGAGACTCTCATACGAACACCACTGGTGCGCTTGGTGCTTTTGCCTGCGGACTAGGACACACTGATGTGGCCTACGTGCTTCTAAACGGCAAGATATGGTTCAAGGTGCCGCAGACTCTATACTTTAAGCTAAATGGAAGACTTTCTGATAACGTCATGGCAAAAGACTTCATACTCAAAATAATAGGTGACATAGGCACAGACGGCGCGGCATACGAGACCATGCAGTTTGGAGGAACTGGCATCTCTGAGATGTCAGTAGAATCAAGGCTCACTTTGTGTAACATGACTACAGAAGCGGGAGCAAAAAATGGAATCATCGAGCCTGATCAAAAAGTGTTTGAATATCTTGCACAGCGAGGTGCAACAAAATACTCTCCAGTGTATGGTGATGAGGATGCAGAGTATGCCAAGGTGTATGAATACGAAGCATCAGAACTTGAGCCCCTTGTGGCAAAACCATATTCGCCTGAAAATATTGCGGTCGTACGCGACGTGGCGGGGGTGGAGCTTGACAAATCGTATATTGGATCATGCACCGGGGCAAAATATGAAGACCTTGAGGCTGCCGCAAGGATATTGAAAGGAAGAAAGGTCAAAATAAGAACGGAAGTGCTACCTGCGGCGATCTCAATTTACAAGAGAGCAATGGAAAATGGACTGATCAAAATATTTCTTGACGCCGGCGTCACTGTGGGACCGCCAACATGCGGTGCCTGCTGCGGTGCGCACATGGGCGTCCTTGCAAAGGACGAAGTATGCATTAGTACAACCAACAGAAACTTTCCAGGACGAATGGGGCATGTAGAATCAAAAACCTACCTTGCATCGCCTCTTGTTGCAGCAGCGTCTGCAGTTACAGGAAAGATAACGGACCCACGTGATCTGAGATGACAGGCAAGGTAATCAAATACGAGCGTGACAATATAGACACGGACGTCATACTTCCAGGACAATATCTGAAGCTTCATGACTATGATGAGATAGCAAAACACGCAATGGAGGGAATTGACCCGACATTCCACTCGAAGGTAAAGCCCGGTGATTACATTGTGGCTGGAAAAAACTTTGGGTGCGGCTCTAGCAGGGAACATGCGCCTATAGCGCTTAGCCACTGCGGAATAAAGGGCGTTCTGGCAATCTCGTTTGCAAGGATCTTTTATCGAAACGCAGTAGATGGGGCATTTCTTCTTCCAATAGAAATAGACGAGCAGACGTACAAAAAGATCTCAGATGGGGATCAAATTGAAGTTGACACACAGAAAAACCAGATAAAGAACATTACCAAGAACGAAACGTATGCTATCAAGCCATTCTCCGAGATTGTGGCAAAGATAATCGAGGCTGGTGGTCTCTTCAAGTACAAACCTTAGCGCGGCGCTTTTAGATTTTATATCCAGTGCGTGTAGCTTTACTGTAATGCCTAGGACTATTTTTGAGAAGATATGGGATGATCACAAGGTGACAGAGATTGACGGGAGATCTCTACTATATGTTGACAGGCACCTTGTCCATGAGGTGACATCGCCACAGGCATTTGACGGACTTAGGATTAACAAGCGCAAAGTGAGGAGAACCGATCTTACATTTGCTACGATGGATCACAACGTGCCAACGTCCAACAGGTCCCTTCCTATAGTAGACCAGATATCTGCAACGCAGATAAGAACTTTAGAGCAGAACTGCAAGGAATTCGGAATACCGCTTTTCGATCTGCACAGTCCGTATCAGGGTATAGTGCATGTGATAGGGCCGGAGCTTGGCATAACACTTCCAGGTACGACCATAGTATGCGGTGATAGCCACACGTCAACCCACGGGGCATTCGGAGCATTTGCGTTGGGAATAGGCACAAGCGACGTAGAGCACGTTCTTGCTACTCAATGTATCGTGCTTGACAAGCCAAAGACTTTTGAAATAAGAGTGGATGGAAAGAGGAAAAACCCACACACCATAACAGCAAAGGATATCATACTGTCAATAATAAAGAAAATCGGCACAGGTGGGGGGACGGGCACAGTAATAGAATACCGCGGCCAAACAATCTCCGATCTAACAATGGAGGAGAGGATGACAATATGCAACATGTCAATAGAGGCAGGAGCTCGAGCAGGGCTTGTGGCTCCTGATCAGAAGACATTTGAGTATTTGCGGGGTAGAATGTATACGCCAAAAAACTATGATGATCTTGTGTTACAGTGGCAAGAGCATCTGAAAACTGATAGCAACGCCAAATTCGACAAGACATTCTCTATTGACGTAACGGACATAGCGCCGCAAGTAAGCTGGGGTACAAACCCTGCGATGACGACCGATGTAACGGATGTGGTGCCAAGTCCTGATGAATATGCCAAGGGCAACAGGAGCGAGGAGGCTGCAGCAAAAAAGGCACTTGAATACATGGGACTTGTGCCGGGCACGCCAATCACCGATATTAAGGTAGACCGGGTCTTTATCGGCTCGTGCACAAACGCAAGGCTGCAGGATCTCATAGAGGCAGCAAGCATCATAAATGGAAACAAGGTGGCGCCAAACGTGAGGGCCATGGTGGTTCCGGGCTCGCAGCAGGTAAAAAAACAGGCAGAAGATCTTGGCCTTGATAAAATATTCAAGGATGCAAATTTTGAGTGGCGTGAGTCCGGGTGTAGTATGTGCCTTGGGATGAATCCGGACATTCTGGCACGCGGAGAAAGGTGCGCTAGCACATCGAACAGAAACTTTGAGGGCCGGCAGGGCTCTGGAGGAAGAACCCATCTTGTGAGTCCTATAATGGCAGCCGCGGCAGCGATTGCAGGACACTTTGTAGACGTAAGGGAGATGGTCTGATATAGAAAAATTCCACATAGTGAAAAGTATGGCAACTCCGCTTGATAGAGCCAATGTCGACACGGACCAGATTGTGCCAAAACAATTTCTCAAACTTGTACAGCGGACAGGATTTGGCAAATTCCTCTTCTATGACTGGCGCTTTGAGCCTGACGGAAGTCCCAAAAAGGATTTTGTCCTAAACGATGAGCGTTACTCGGCGTCCCACATACTGCTTGCGGGGGATAACTTTGGATGCGGCTCTAGCAGGGAGCACGCAGCGTGGGCACTCAAAGACTATGGCTTTGATGTGATCATAGCACCTTCCTTTGCAGACATATTCTACAACAATTGCTTCAAAAATGGTATACTGCCGATTTCCGTTGATAGGGCTATGATAGATGATCTTATGAGAACAAACTTGCCAATAGAGGTGGACCTGCAAAATCAAACAATAAAATACGACGGCAAGTCGATCTCGTTTGACATAGACCCAAGCAGAAAGAAGACGCTACTTGAAGGACTAGATGATATTGCCGTCACACTTCAACATGAAGAAAAGATATCTGCCTTTGAGAAGGCGCATCATCTCTGAGACATCTTTGTAATTATCTTTCTTACTGTATCTTTTTTTCGTTCAAGCACGTTTGGCGATTCGACATCAAGCCAATCTGTCTTGCCTATGTCAAACGAACTTACGAGCCCTTCTTTTGAGAGTTCCTGCAGTATGTCGTAGGAAAGGTTGAGGTTCTTTTTTTTGCGCATTTTTCTCCTTATAATTTGTATTATCTTTGGAGAGAGAACATAGATTCCAGTGCACTCATGATCATGCATTTTAACAAGCGGTTTTTCGATGAATTGCATGACTTTGCCGTCTTGGACTTTTGCAAATCCAGTCTCCTCTTTACGGTATTGTCGTGTAGCTATGCACGCCATGCTCTTTTTTGCAACAAAATGCTTGTACATTTTTTGTATGTCAACGGCACCTATGTTATCAACAAACCATAGCACAAACGGCTCGCCATTCACTATCTTTTGTAGATGCATAAGGTCACCTGCAGTTCCGCTCTCAGAATCTTGTACGAATCTGATCTTTGAGGTACCCTCAAAATAATGCCTTATCTGACCGCCTAGACCAGCAATGTCCGTGACTATGACTATCTCTGAGATCATCTTTAGCGATGAGAGGTAATCTGTAATGTATGATATGAGTGGCCTTCCGTCAAGTGGGATCATTGCCTTTGGGAAATAATCCGTAAAGGGCCTTCCACGCGTCCCTTTTCCACCTGCTAAAATTACTGCTTTCAATCTACCTGTATGATTTCTGCTTTCTTCTTCTGGCTCCAGGACCGCCAAACTTCTTTGGTTCCTTCCTTCTTGCATCGCCGCTCAGAAGATGTTTATCAAAATCATTGATCTTCTTTTTCAGATCAGTCCTTACTGGCTTGGTAAATGGGTGCTCCTTTGGCTCTTTTTTGGATTTGGTCCATCCTGTGAGTGCTCTTGAGATTGCAGTTGCCGCAGCATACGCCTGGCCCATGAAGCCGCCGCCCTTGACCCTTACTGAAATGTCCACTTTGCTTCTTAGCTCGCCAAGTAGCTCAAGCGGACCTAGAATTACTTCTCTTGCAGTCTCTTGTGGAATCATCTCAGCTGGAACGTTGTTTATCCTTACTCTACCAGTGCCCTTAGTTATGTACACGTGAGCCCTTGAGGTCTTTCTTGTCGCAAAATAGATCTCAGTCTTGGGTGTCATTGTGTCCAGCCTACCTCCCTTGCCAGATCTGCCATTGTGGTGTAGTTTGCCGAAGGCCTTGTTATCTTTGCGTTTTCTAAAATCATCTTGTCTTTGGAGCGTAATT
It encodes the following:
- a CDS encoding thiamine pyrophosphate-dependent enzyme; the encoded protein is MLHNCGDFGIVNAIQMSLSEMQIPRHKAAIFSGIGCSGKTSHFINVYGVHTLHGRVLTFAQGAKLANPDMEIIAVGGDGDGLGIGAGHFVAAGRRNLDMTYIIFNNGVYGLTKGQASPTLKLGEKTKSLPAPNTNYNVNPIGLAIASGFTFVARGYAYDVRHLKDLIVAAVQHKGLAFLDVLQPCPTYNDINTRDWYAGMDRVDEVTKKPQPRTYHLEDTGYDPVVHYGSETELNEKLAQALIKSLEWDTKIPTGIFYKNEVISQYDKRIMDKIPNYLENYPAIQTISANGRPTTDISPILDSLSI
- a CDS encoding coenzyme F420-0:L-glutamate ligase; this encodes MLSVIPVKASRKDGPFDLYHDVIDLLKDKIVDGDIIVISSKYVANSQGRILNLADTVPSADAESLSRKYKMASKFAEIILRESDMIFGGVSGFILASYDGVLAPNAGIDKSNVKSGKVILYPDESYKVAENLKRRLYLEMGIHTGIIIVDSRLMPARSGTTGIAIACAGFEPVQDMRGQIDLDGNPLKVTLKATADNLASIANHRMGEGAESTPIAIVRDSGASLTDRRISPEEMIVPSEMCVYVRGFQSSS
- a CDS encoding 3-isopropylmalate dehydratase large subunit yields the protein MNITEKILARASSKSRVAPDDIVFANVDKAMIHDVSGPGVIKVFEKLKKEGIPVEKLWDSSKIWVAEDHFVPSAEKISAENIVKLTKFTKQYGIEKHFKYGMGQYGICHTLSHEEAMVLPGEVYVGGDSHTNTTGALGAFACGLGHTDVAYVLLNGKIWFKVPQTLYFKLNGRLSDNVMAKDFILKIIGDIGTDGAAYETMQFGGTGISEMSVESRLTLCNMTTEAGAKNGIIEPDQKVFEYLAQRGATKYSPVYGDEDAEYAKVYEYEASELEPLVAKPYSPENIAVVRDVAGVELDKSYIGSCTGAKYEDLEAAARILKGRKVKIRTEVLPAAISIYKRAMENGLIKIFLDAGVTVGPPTCGACCGAHMGVLAKDEVCISTTNRNFPGRMGHVESKTYLASPLVAAASAVTGKITDPRDLR
- the leuD gene encoding 3-isopropylmalate dehydratase (catalyzes the isomerization between 2-isopropylmalate and 3-isopropylmalate in leucine biosynthesis), whose translation is MTGKVIKYERDNIDTDVILPGQYLKLHDYDEIAKHAMEGIDPTFHSKVKPGDYIVAGKNFGCGSSREHAPIALSHCGIKGVLAISFARIFYRNAVDGAFLLPIEIDEQTYKKISDGDQIEVDTQKNQIKNITKNETYAIKPFSEIVAKIIEAGGLFKYKP
- the leuC gene encoding 3-isopropylmalate dehydratase large subunit codes for the protein MPRTIFEKIWDDHKVTEIDGRSLLYVDRHLVHEVTSPQAFDGLRINKRKVRRTDLTFATMDHNVPTSNRSLPIVDQISATQIRTLEQNCKEFGIPLFDLHSPYQGIVHVIGPELGITLPGTTIVCGDSHTSTHGAFGAFALGIGTSDVEHVLATQCIVLDKPKTFEIRVDGKRKNPHTITAKDIILSIIKKIGTGGGTGTVIEYRGQTISDLTMEERMTICNMSIEAGARAGLVAPDQKTFEYLRGRMYTPKNYDDLVLQWQEHLKTDSNAKFDKTFSIDVTDIAPQVSWGTNPAMTTDVTDVVPSPDEYAKGNRSEEAAAKKALEYMGLVPGTPITDIKVDRVFIGSCTNARLQDLIEAASIINGNKVAPNVRAMVVPGSQQVKKQAEDLGLDKIFKDANFEWRESGCSMCLGMNPDILARGERCASTSNRNFEGRQGSGGRTHLVSPIMAAAAAIAGHFVDVREMV
- the leuD gene encoding 3-isopropylmalate dehydratase small subunit gives rise to the protein MEKFHIVKSMATPLDRANVDTDQIVPKQFLKLVQRTGFGKFLFYDWRFEPDGSPKKDFVLNDERYSASHILLAGDNFGCGSSREHAAWALKDYGFDVIIAPSFADIFYNNCFKNGILPISVDRAMIDDLMRTNLPIEVDLQNQTIKYDGKSISFDIDPSRKKTLLEGLDDIAVTLQHEEKISAFEKAHHL
- a CDS encoding nucleotidyltransferase family protein; protein product: MAVLEPEEESRNHTGRLKAVILAGGKGTRGRPFTDYFPKAMIPLDGRPLISYITDYLSSLKMISEIVIVTDIAGLGGQIRHYFEGTSKIRFVQDSESGTAGDLMHLQKIVNGEPFVLWFVDNIGAVDIQKMYKHFVAKKSMACIATRQYRKEETGFAKVQDGKVMQFIEKPLVKMHDHECTGIYVLSPKIIQIIRRKMRKKKNLNLSYDILQELSKEGLVSSFDIGKTDWLDVESPNVLERKKDTVRKIITKMSQR
- the rpsI gene encoding 30S ribosomal protein S9 yields the protein MTPKTEIYFATRKTSRAHVYITKGTGRVRINNVPAEMIPQETAREVILGPLELLGELRSKVDISVRVKGGGFMGQAYAAATAISRALTGWTKSKKEPKEHPFTKPVRTDLKKKINDFDKHLLSGDARRKEPKKFGGPGARRRKQKSYR